One window from the genome of Pedobacter schmidteae encodes:
- a CDS encoding DNA polymerase Y family protein: MQKRFLSIGFPYLSTDWLTIRQPELKTSPFVFAGKSRGRQVVIAANPIAMALGITINMPLADAKAIVSDLEVFDEKPGLELRLLKAIGLWCIRYTPIVAMDAPEGLFLDISGCTHLWGGEQAYLQSIVTVLQNKGYQVCAAIADTPGAAWAMARFGKYTLVASGAQYDALLPLVPAALRLEPLVLLRLQKLGLYQISNFIDMPRSVLRRRFGDQLLLRIHQALGNEEEIITPLQLPSPYQDRLPCLEPIRTAPGIETAIQKLLESLCGRLQQEGKGLRTASLKCFRVDGKVVTVSIGTNAPSHHVAHLFKLFALKIPQIEPALGIELFILEAGKVQDAPLFQEALWTNAPGLNDQKLAELLDRLSGKAGANIVHRYLPDEHYWPERAFKPASTIQEQPAISWPNDRPRPTQLLKRPEPIEVTAPIPDYPPMLFRYKGKIHHISKADGPERIEREWWLDKGEHRDYYYVEDESGQRYWLFRSGHYAGDRSNHWFIHGYFA; encoded by the coding sequence ATGCAAAAGCGTTTTCTATCCATCGGCTTCCCCTATTTAAGTACCGACTGGCTAACCATACGCCAGCCCGAACTTAAAACTTCCCCATTTGTATTTGCCGGAAAAAGCCGCGGACGCCAGGTTGTTATAGCTGCAAATCCCATTGCGATGGCTTTAGGTATTACCATAAACATGCCTTTGGCAGATGCTAAAGCCATCGTATCCGATTTAGAGGTGTTTGACGAAAAGCCCGGACTTGAACTCCGTTTACTCAAAGCAATCGGTTTGTGGTGTATACGTTATACACCTATTGTGGCTATGGATGCACCCGAGGGACTTTTCCTGGACATCAGTGGTTGTACACATCTTTGGGGCGGAGAACAGGCTTATCTCCAATCTATCGTAACTGTTCTGCAAAACAAGGGCTACCAGGTTTGTGCAGCCATTGCCGATACGCCTGGCGCCGCATGGGCAATGGCCAGGTTTGGTAAGTATACCCTTGTAGCCAGTGGGGCACAATATGATGCCCTGTTGCCCCTTGTTCCGGCTGCATTGCGCCTGGAACCTTTGGTATTGCTACGGTTGCAAAAACTTGGGCTGTACCAGATCAGTAATTTTATAGATATGCCCCGATCGGTGCTAAGACGACGTTTTGGCGACCAGCTGCTGCTCAGGATCCATCAGGCCCTTGGAAACGAAGAAGAAATAATTACCCCCCTGCAGCTACCTAGTCCTTACCAGGACCGCCTGCCTTGCCTGGAGCCTATCCGTACGGCTCCGGGCATTGAAACTGCTATCCAGAAGCTATTGGAAAGCCTTTGCGGTCGTTTACAGCAGGAAGGTAAAGGACTCAGGACAGCCAGCCTCAAATGTTTCCGTGTTGACGGAAAAGTAGTCACGGTTAGCATTGGTACCAATGCCCCCTCCCATCATGTTGCTCACTTGTTTAAACTGTTTGCCCTTAAAATACCCCAGATAGAGCCTGCCCTGGGCATCGAACTTTTTATATTGGAAGCAGGCAAGGTACAAGATGCGCCCCTTTTTCAGGAAGCTTTGTGGACAAACGCTCCGGGCCTGAATGATCAGAAGCTAGCCGAACTGTTGGATCGTTTGTCGGGTAAAGCTGGCGCAAATATCGTACACCGTTACCTGCCCGACGAACATTACTGGCCTGAGCGGGCCTTTAAACCTGCAAGTACCATACAAGAACAACCGGCCATCAGCTGGCCAAACGACAGGCCGCGCCCTACCCAGCTTTTAAAAAGGCCTGAACCTATAGAAGTAACAGCCCCAATACCCGATTATCCACCGATGCTGTTCCGTTATAAAGGCAAAATACACCACATCAGCAAGGCCGACGGCCCCGAGCGCATAGAAAGGGAATGGTGGCTGGATAAAGGAGAACATCGCGATTACTATTATGTAGAAGATGAATCTGGGCAGCGCTACTGGCTTTTTCGCTCGGGCCATTATGCAGGAGATCGATCTAATCACTGGTTTATTCATGGATATTTTGCCTGA
- a CDS encoding ImuA family protein, whose product MEQLNSTREIVNRLQKEILHLQGIKTPSSAAVRTFGLGPIEAAFPNSVFPTGALHEFINHAPEHAAASGAFIAGLLQTLMQQGAACLWIGTSRTLFPPSLTAFGVAPDRIIFIDLKKEKDVLWATEEALKCEGLAAVIAEVQDMSLTQSRRLQLAAEKSGVTGMILRNQASKMMTTACVARWQIKPISSAAEDGMPGVGLPRWEVSLLKVRNGNPGQWEIEWAASGFHPVTAHDVAHLRPIHPLKTGS is encoded by the coding sequence ATGGAACAGCTCAATTCAACCAGGGAAATCGTCAACAGACTGCAAAAAGAGATACTGCATTTGCAAGGCATCAAAACGCCTTCCAGTGCCGCTGTCAGAACTTTTGGTCTTGGCCCCATTGAAGCAGCATTCCCCAATTCGGTATTTCCTACCGGAGCCCTGCACGAATTTATAAACCATGCCCCTGAGCATGCCGCAGCCAGCGGAGCCTTCATTGCCGGCCTGCTGCAAACATTGATGCAACAAGGAGCTGCCTGTTTATGGATAGGCACCAGCCGTACCCTGTTTCCACCCTCACTTACAGCTTTTGGTGTGGCGCCCGACCGCATTATTTTTATTGACCTGAAAAAGGAAAAAGATGTACTGTGGGCCACCGAAGAGGCCCTCAAATGTGAAGGTCTGGCCGCAGTAATTGCCGAGGTGCAGGACATGAGCCTTACCCAGTCGCGCCGTTTGCAGCTGGCCGCCGAAAAAAGTGGGGTAACGGGCATGATTTTAAGAAACCAGGCCAGCAAGATGATGACCACGGCCTGCGTGGCCCGCTGGCAAATTAAGCCGATTTCCAGTGCGGCCGAGGATGGGATGCCAGGAGTAGGCTTGCCCCGCTGGGAAGTGTCACTGCTAAAAGTGCGCAACGGTAATCCCGGTCAATGGGAAATAGAATGGGCCGCATCAGGGTTTCATCCGGTAACTGCTCATGATGTTGCTCATTTGAGGCCAATACATCCATTAAAAACCGGTTCCTGA
- a CDS encoding MFS transporter has product MLLLKQIFSNYKASFSGLSRETWILSIVMLINRSGYMAVPFMGLYVTQSLHRQPSDAGLIITIFGIGSIIGSAIGGKLTDVIGFRPVQIIAAVVSGTFFLFFASVTHFETLCVLALVISCFSEAFRPANFAAIAAYAKEGLQTRSYSLNRLATNIGWAFGVSMGGMIASYNYQLLFYIDGTVSIIAGLSILFFLPKIKNFSKVIKERVKDVVVRKPWEDQLFIRFILLTTLFIVCAFLMFRVVPVFFKEIWKLDEFMIGLILGLNGVIIALFEMVLVHRIEQRRSPMFFISLGVVFIAAAFLVLMLPFGHPIGLGCLSIILFTLGEMFAFPFINTFVMSRANEFNRGQYAAGYMLSWSVAQVVGPTAGFYLAEHFSYNILWMILSGLMLICAFFYKMIKTD; this is encoded by the coding sequence ATGCTGCTGCTCAAACAAATTTTCTCTAATTATAAAGCTTCATTTTCTGGTTTAAGCAGAGAAACCTGGATTTTAAGTATCGTGATGCTCATCAACCGTAGTGGTTATATGGCTGTTCCGTTTATGGGCTTGTACGTAACGCAGTCCTTGCACCGCCAGCCTTCTGATGCGGGGCTGATCATCACTATTTTTGGGATCGGGTCTATTATAGGATCGGCAATTGGCGGAAAACTGACTGATGTAATTGGTTTCAGACCGGTACAAATTATTGCAGCAGTGGTAAGTGGCACTTTCTTTTTATTTTTTGCCAGTGTCACTCATTTTGAAACCCTTTGTGTACTTGCATTGGTCATCAGTTGCTTTTCGGAAGCTTTTAGGCCTGCAAATTTTGCAGCTATTGCTGCTTATGCGAAAGAGGGCCTGCAAACACGTTCATATTCGTTAAACAGGCTGGCTACCAATATTGGCTGGGCATTTGGCGTGAGTATGGGTGGGATGATTGCTTCCTACAACTATCAGCTGCTCTTTTACATCGATGGGACGGTGAGTATTATTGCCGGACTTAGCATTCTATTTTTTCTGCCCAAAATAAAGAACTTCAGTAAAGTGATTAAGGAAAGGGTAAAAGATGTGGTGGTGCGTAAGCCCTGGGAAGACCAACTGTTTATCCGGTTTATTTTATTGACCACCTTATTTATTGTCTGTGCTTTTCTGATGTTTCGTGTGGTGCCCGTGTTTTTTAAAGAAATCTGGAAGCTGGACGAGTTTATGATCGGGCTGATCCTGGGCTTGAACGGGGTAATCATCGCTTTGTTTGAAATGGTGCTTGTTCATCGGATTGAGCAACGACGGTCGCCCATGTTTTTCATCTCGCTAGGTGTGGTGTTTATAGCCGCCGCTTTTTTGGTACTGATGCTGCCTTTTGGTCACCCGATTGGATTGGGCTGCCTGTCTATCATTTTATTTACCCTGGGTGAAATGTTTGCCTTTCCATTTATCAATACGTTTGTGATGAGCAGGGCTAACGAATTTAACCGCGGACAATATGCAGCAGGATATATGCTTAGCTGGTCGGTGGCGCAGGTAGTAGGGCCAACAGCAGGGTTTTACCTTGCCGAGCATTTCAGCTACAATATTTTGTGGATGATATTATCCGGTTTAATGCTGATCTGTGCATTTTTCTATAAAATGATAAAAACTGATTAG
- a CDS encoding SGNH/GDSL hydrolase family protein, producing MEKQQMNNRRDFIKQASLASMLVMGTPQILSASTAAKAQKIELKKDDVILFQGDSITDGGRNKTIMEANHGGALGPGYPFLIAAALLNQHPDKNLKFYNRGISGNKVYQLAERWDKDCLELKPNVLSILIGVNDYWHKHNGNYKGTSKIYLDDYKQLLDRTKQQLPAVKLIIAEPFAVKGIKAVDNSWYPEFDEYRAAANEIAKKFDATYIPLQTVFDKAQHLATGSYWTGDGVHPSIAGNQLMAKVWLEQFKG from the coding sequence ATGGAAAAACAACAAATGAACAACCGCAGGGACTTTATTAAACAAGCCTCGCTGGCCAGTATGCTTGTAATGGGCACTCCGCAAATACTAAGCGCTTCGACTGCTGCAAAAGCTCAAAAAATTGAACTGAAAAAAGATGATGTCATTTTATTTCAGGGCGATTCTATTACAGACGGCGGAAGAAATAAAACCATAATGGAAGCCAATCATGGAGGAGCTTTAGGCCCGGGGTATCCTTTTCTGATTGCCGCAGCGCTGTTAAATCAGCATCCTGATAAAAACCTGAAGTTTTATAATCGTGGAATCAGCGGCAATAAAGTATATCAGCTGGCCGAGCGATGGGATAAAGACTGCCTGGAACTAAAACCAAATGTGTTGAGCATTTTGATCGGTGTAAATGATTATTGGCATAAACATAACGGCAATTACAAAGGTACATCTAAAATTTACCTGGATGACTATAAACAGTTGCTAGACAGAACTAAACAACAATTGCCTGCTGTTAAATTGATTATAGCAGAACCCTTTGCTGTTAAAGGTATTAAAGCCGTTGACAACAGCTGGTACCCTGAATTTGACGAATACCGTGCTGCGGCAAATGAAATTGCTAAAAAGTTTGATGCTACCTATATCCCTCTGCAAACTGTATTTGATAAAGCACAGCACCTGGCAACAGGCAGTTACTGGACAGGGGACGGGGTACACCCAAGCATTGCTGGCAACCAGCTAATGGCCAAAGTATGGTTGGAACAATTTAAAGGATAA